A stretch of DNA from Aurantiacibacter atlanticus:
ATAATAGCCGCACCGTTCGAATCGCAAATCGGTTCAGTCAACTTCGCCAGATGGTTTATGAGCGGGATGCTTTCGATCCTGATTGTCACTCCGCTCTCGCTTAAATTGCGCGCGGTGGTTAAGCGCACTCTGTCGGGCAAGCGCTTCATTCTGGATCGCGAGCTTGTGCTTGCCTTGGCGGCCTGTGCCGCGTTGGCGATAATTGCGCTTCAGGCCGAACGGGTTACGCTGATGCCGCTGCTCATCGCTGCGATGGTCGCCATGGCGGTGCGCTACGGCCATTCCGCCATCGCCATGACCATGCTCACCTATACGGCTGTGGCAATGGTCTTCAGCATTGGCGGAGACAGTCCGGCGCCCTTCTTGAAGGCCGATATCCCGCAGGCGACGCAAGTCTTGCAAAGCTGGATGTTAACCCTGCTGGCAACGGCGCTGCCCGTCTCTGCTGTGCTGCTGAAGCGGGATGAAATGCAGGCTGAGCTGGTGCACGCCAATGCCGATCTGCACGATAATCTGATGCTGTTGAATCTTGCCGAACAGCTGACCGGTCTTGGCCGCTGGCGGCTGGATTTGGTGACGCGAGAGCAACATTGGTCAAAACGTATGTACAGGCTGTGCAATATGCCCGTCGATCTGCCATCCGATCCGGGTGATGTACGCAGCTATCTTCCCGAAGATGGGGAGGGGTTGTTCAGCCAGTATCGATTGCACAAGAAAACGCGCGATCCTTATAGTTTCGATTATATCATACCTCTGGACAATGGCGCCGAAAGGGTCCTGCGCCTCTCCGTGCTGAATGAATTTGACGATGATGGACGCCGCATCGCCATCTTCGTTGTTGCGATGGACGTGACAGAGCAGATAGAGCGGGAACAGGCACTGGATTTCGAGCGTGGGCAGGCAGTGCGTTCTGCGGCGGAAGCGCACAAGCTGGCCAATACAGATTCGCTTACGGGTCTGCTCAACCGGCGTTCCACCTTTGCCCGGCTCGATGCCATGCTGGATGTTGCGCAAAGCTGCAATTCGCCGCTGTCCGCAATCATGTTTGACATCGACCACTTCAAGAATGTCAACGATACCTATGGCCATCAGACCGGTGATGCTGTCATTCGCCAGATAGCAGAGCTTGCCCGCAAGCAGGCCCGTCAGGGAGATCTGGTAGGGCGGATAGGCGGCGAGGAATTTGTCTGGTTGCTGCCCCAGCTCGATGTCGCTCATGCACGCAAGCTTGCCGAACGGCTCCGCCAGGCAGTGGAGGTCGGCGTCCAGGGTTCATCCCTGCCCAAGGTCACGATAAGCGTGGGGCTGGCCCATTACCGCTGGGGCGATAGTCAGAGCGAATTGCTCGAACGTGCTGATCGCGCACTTTACGAAGCCAAGAAAGGGGGCCGCAACACGGTGCGACGCGCCGCCTGACGCTAAATGCGGAACACAGACAAAGGCACGGGGTTTCAATAGGCAAGCGACTTCGCCATTATGGCAAGAAAACGGATAGTGATTGCCGACAGGAGAGGGCGTTGCCCCAGGCCAGACCCAGCCAAAGCTCAGCAGAAGATGCCCCGCTTGCCGTGCGTTTCCGCAACACGCGGCAGCTGACCGAAAGTCTGCTTGGCCATTTGAGCGAGGCGGATGCCACCGTACAATCCATGGAAGATGCCTCGCCCGCCAAATGGCATGCGGCGCATACGACATGGTTTTGGGAAACCTTTCTGCTGCGCGACTTTGTGCCGGATTATACTTTGTTTGACGAGCAATTCCCGTTTCTCTTCAATTCCTATTACGAATCGGAAGGCGAACGGATTGCCCGGGACAATCGTGGCTTGATGACGCGGCCCACGTTGGCAGAAGTGATGAATTGGCGTGCGCATGTGAATGAAGCGATGGATCGATTGCTTGATGATCCGGCCAACGCCGATCTCATCGCACTGGGCATTGCGCATGAACAGCAGCATATCGAATTACTTCTCACCGATATTAAGCATGCTTTCTGCAAAAATCCTATCGGCCCTTCAATGTGGGATGCGCAGCCTGCCCGGTCTTCCGTGCAGGGCAATGGCTGGCTTGCACATCCCGGCGGTATAGCGCGTGTCGGCCATCAGTCAGATGGCTTTGCCTTCGATAATGAAGGACCTGTCCACCGCGTTTTGCTGGAACCATTTGCCTTGGCGCGGCGGCTGGTGACCAATGGTGAATGGGCGCAGTTTATTGCCGATGGCGGTTACAAAGACCATCGCCTGTGGCTTTCTGACGGATGGGCATGGATTAACAGGCGCAACATTACCGCGCCGCTCTACTGGCGCGATGGCAAACATTTTACGCATTGCGGCTGGCAGGAGCGCGATCCCGATGCCCCTGTTGCGCATATTTCCTATTATGAGGCGGATGCCTTCGCAAGCTGGGCAGGTGCCCGCCTGCCGACCGAGTTTGAATGGGAAGCCATAGCGCGCGGACAGGATAGCCCGGGCTTTTGTGCCGCTGCGGGAAATCAGCTCGATCCTGATGGGAACCCCGCGCAGCCCCCGCTCCCCATGGGCACGGAGGAGCTTTACGGCGATGTCTGGCAATTCACCCGCTCGACCTATTTGCCTTATCCGCGATTTGTACCGGCGGCTGGCGCGGTGGGCGAATATAACGGCAAGTTCATGGCCGGGCAGTGGGTGCTGAAAGGCGCAAGCTGTGCCACTGTGCGCGGCCATTCGCGGGCCAGCTATCGCAATTTCTTCTATCCGCAACAGCGCTGGCAGTTTACCGGACTGCGCCTCGCCAAGGATTTATGATGACCAATGCCAAGGAAATTCGTCTCGTCGATCTGGATGACGATGGTGTCGACCGTGCGTTTCGCGCCGATGTGCTGACCGGGCTGGCGCAGGGGCAAAAGGCGATTCCTGCCCGCTGGTTTTATGATGAACGCGGCTCCGCCCTGTTCGAGGATATAACCGGTGTCAGCGAATATTATCCCACCCGATCCGAAACCGAAATCCTGGAATCACGCGGGGCAGAATTTGCAGAGCTTATCGGGCCGGGGCGGGCCGTGGTGGAATTTGGTTCTGGCTCTTCGGTAAAGACGCCGCTGCTGCTTTCCGCCATCAAGCCTGACGCGTATGTTCCGCTCGATATTTCGGGTGATTTTCTTCGCGCTGCGGCCGCCGATCTCTCGGCGAAATTTCCCCACCTGTCAGTCTATCCCGTCGAAGCAGATTTTACCAAGAAGGTTGAATTGCCAGCAGAGGTAGCAAGTACCCCCAAGCTCGGCTTCTTCCCCGGTTCCACGATCGGCAATATGGTCCCGCGGACCGCGGTCGATCTGCTGCGGGAGATGCGCAAGACGCTGGGGGATGGGGCCATGCTGCTCATCGGGATGGACCTCATCAAGGATACAGACGTTCTTGAAGCTGCATATGATGATGCGCAGGGCGTGACGGCGGCCTTCAACCTCAATCTGCTTGAACGGATCAATCGTGAACTGTCGGGCACTATCCCCGTTGAAAAATTCCGCCATGAAGCGCGTTGGGTCGATATCTTTGCGCGCATAGAAATGCACCTCGTGGCGCAGGAAGATGTCAGTTTCACCGTCTCGGGCAGGGAATTTGCGATGCAGGCGGGGGAAACGATCCACACTGAGAACAGCCATAAATTCAGCAAGCGCAGTTCCAACACCCTGCTGCTGGCGGGTCACTGGACGCCGGTTGAACACTGGACCGATGCAAGGCGCCGCTTCTCACTCATCCTCGCCAATGCCAGCATTCCGCGCAGCGCCCCGTGATCCACGCCTAAGAAGCGATGTGGCGCACAGGTGCATCGCAATGCCTGAAAAGCTGACTATATAGCCACCCATGGACTTCGCACCGATTTGGGAACAGCTGGCGCATTCGATCCGCGAGATCCCGCGCTCCGGCCTTCTGTTCACCGCGCTTGTAGCGATGATCGCAGGTGTGGTCGGTTCCGTTCTCTTGCGCCATATGCCGCGTCTGGGGCGTCTCCTGCGTCTTGGTAGCACACTGGCGCTTGTGGCCGTCCTGGTGCTGGTGGTGTTGCAACTTTCGCGCCTCGACCCGCGCTTTTCACTGGCGGTTCCCGAAATTGGCCTGCCCGAACAATTGGTGGTGGGCGAAGAAACGCGCATCCCGATGCATATTGACGGGCATTATTGGCTGGAGGCCGAGATCAACGGCCACCGCGCTGCATTTCTGGTAGATACCGGCGCGACATTGACCGCTGTTTCACAGGCCACTGCCGATGCCGCCGGGCTTGAGGAGCGCAATGGCAGCCTGCCGATCCGCTTGCAGACAGCCAATGGCGCTGTGGCGGCCTATATGACCAACATTGAAGAATTGCGTTTCGGCAATGTCGCTGCACGCGGGCTTGATGCCGTCATCGCACCGGGGCTGGGTGATACCAATGTGATCGGCATGAATTTGCTATCGCGTCTCGCATCGGTGCGTATCGAACAGGAAGAACTCATCCTCACACCTAACAACCCGCAGCCTGATCTGGATGCTGCTTCAAGCGAATCAGAGGTCTAGGGTTTTGCATTTGCGTGGCGGCTGGGGCAGGGCGATGCAATGATCCGCCGCGCTCTTACCAATACCGGATGGCTGATGGGCGCACGGGGCATCAATGCGGTCCTCAGCCTTGTCTATCTGGCTTTGGCGACCCGCGTATTGGGGCTGGACCGCTTTGGTCAGTTCGTGATTGCCTTCACCTTTGCCCAACTGATTGTGGGCTTTGCCAGTTTCCAGACATGGCAGACGGTGATCCGCTGGGGACAGGCGGAGGATGACCGCAAGACCGCGACCGGTTTTGCGCTAGCGCTGGATGCGCTAACGATTACTGTCGGCACGATAGCAGCGGCACTGCTGCTGTATTTTGCCGGTGACTGGCTGCCGATCCCGCGTCCGCAGCGGCTTGCCACCTTTATCTTCACTGTGGTTTCACTGCTGTCGATCCGGTCGACCCCCACGGGGCTGTTAAGGCTGCATGATCGCTTTGCCCGCGCTGCCGCCGCCGATGCCACCACCAGTACCGTGCGCGTGCTTGGTGCAATTTTCATCGCCATAGTCACGCCCAGTATCCAGTCTTTCCTGATTGTGTGGAGCCTTGCAGAGCTTGCGACTGCGGCAATGTACTGGCGCATGGCGGCGCGTACAGAGCCTATTGCCTGGCGCCGCATCAGCCTGACCCGCCTCCCGCGTGAGCAGGAGGGGGCGTGGAAATTCGTGATCGGTACAAGCCTCACCGGCACGCTATCGGTCGCCAGTCGGCAATTGCTGGTGTTGCTGGTTGGCGGGCTGGGCGGTCCGGCATTGGCGGGCATCTATCGCGTGGCCGCGCAATTGGGTGAAGGTCTGCTCAAACTGGCGCAGGCTGTGCTCCGCGCAGTCTATCCGGAACTGGTGCGCGATCCGGATCAGGCGAGAGCCATCGTCAGCCGTATTACAGGTATCGCAATTATCACCGGCATTATCGTGGTGGTTCTGGCACTGCTCGCAGCCGAATGGGTCATCATCGCCATTGCCGGCACAGCCTTTCTTGCAGCCTATTGGCCGATGGTGCTGCTTAGCGCGGCAGCTGCGCTGGAATTGGCAGGCGCAAGCCTGGAAGCATTGCTGGTCGCGCGAGGGCGGGCGATCACCAATTTTCTGCTGCGCGGCATTCCCACTGCTATCGGCCTTGCGTCACTGCCCTGGATGGTAGAACGCATGGGCGTGATCGGCGCGGCCGTGATCGTCCTTGCGACAAGCTGCGTTAGCGTTGCGGGTTTTGTCCTGATGACGCGGGAGCGTGGAGTGGGCGAGAAGCCGCCGGGCGCCGCCTGACGGTAAATGCCTGGACTGGCGCAAGAGCGCTGGCTGGGGTGGCAGGGATCGAACCTGCGAATGCCGATACCAAAAACCGGTGCCTTACCACTTGGCTACACCCCAGCAGCACGGCGCTCATATAGCGGCCTCGACGCGAGGCGCAAGCGCAGCGCGGCAGTGTTTGGAAAAGTCAGGCGGGCTTGCGCACAGGTTCGAA
This window harbors:
- a CDS encoding lipopolysaccharide biosynthesis protein, whose translation is MIRRALTNTGWLMGARGINAVLSLVYLALATRVLGLDRFGQFVIAFTFAQLIVGFASFQTWQTVIRWGQAEDDRKTATGFALALDALTITVGTIAAALLLYFAGDWLPIPRPQRLATFIFTVVSLLSIRSTPTGLLRLHDRFARAAAADATTSTVRVLGAIFIAIVTPSIQSFLIVWSLAELATAAMYWRMAARTEPIAWRRISLTRLPREQEGAWKFVIGTSLTGTLSVASRQLLVLLVGGLGGPALAGIYRVAAQLGEGLLKLAQAVLRAVYPELVRDPDQARAIVSRITGIAIITGIIVVVLALLAAEWVIIAIAGTAFLAAYWPMVLLSAAAALELAGASLEALLVARGRAITNFLLRGIPTAIGLASLPWMVERMGVIGAAVIVLATSCVSVAGFVLMTRERGVGEKPPGAA
- the egtB gene encoding ergothioneine biosynthesis protein EgtB, translated to MPQARPSQSSAEDAPLAVRFRNTRQLTESLLGHLSEADATVQSMEDASPAKWHAAHTTWFWETFLLRDFVPDYTLFDEQFPFLFNSYYESEGERIARDNRGLMTRPTLAEVMNWRAHVNEAMDRLLDDPANADLIALGIAHEQQHIELLLTDIKHAFCKNPIGPSMWDAQPARSSVQGNGWLAHPGGIARVGHQSDGFAFDNEGPVHRVLLEPFALARRLVTNGEWAQFIADGGYKDHRLWLSDGWAWINRRNITAPLYWRDGKHFTHCGWQERDPDAPVAHISYYEADAFASWAGARLPTEFEWEAIARGQDSPGFCAAAGNQLDPDGNPAQPPLPMGTEELYGDVWQFTRSTYLPYPRFVPAAGAVGEYNGKFMAGQWVLKGASCATVRGHSRASYRNFFYPQQRWQFTGLRLAKDL
- a CDS encoding retropepsin-like aspartic protease family protein, with amino-acid sequence MDFAPIWEQLAHSIREIPRSGLLFTALVAMIAGVVGSVLLRHMPRLGRLLRLGSTLALVAVLVLVVLQLSRLDPRFSLAVPEIGLPEQLVVGEETRIPMHIDGHYWLEAEINGHRAAFLVDTGATLTAVSQATADAAGLEERNGSLPIRLQTANGAVAAYMTNIEELRFGNVAARGLDAVIAPGLGDTNVIGMNLLSRLASVRIEQEELILTPNNPQPDLDAASSESEV
- the egtD gene encoding L-histidine N(alpha)-methyltransferase; translated protein: MTNAKEIRLVDLDDDGVDRAFRADVLTGLAQGQKAIPARWFYDERGSALFEDITGVSEYYPTRSETEILESRGAEFAELIGPGRAVVEFGSGSSVKTPLLLSAIKPDAYVPLDISGDFLRAAAADLSAKFPHLSVYPVEADFTKKVELPAEVASTPKLGFFPGSTIGNMVPRTAVDLLREMRKTLGDGAMLLIGMDLIKDTDVLEAAYDDAQGVTAAFNLNLLERINRELSGTIPVEKFRHEARWVDIFARIEMHLVAQEDVSFTVSGREFAMQAGETIHTENSHKFSKRSSNTLLLAGHWTPVEHWTDARRRFSLILANASIPRSAP
- a CDS encoding sensor domain-containing diguanylate cyclase; translated protein: MRLLKDWRDPLLAGVLWSIIATGTLALRNDMGAVVLIWFPIGIAVAAFHSISQRHWPKLIAVLFIAHVLTIGVYSGDIARTIAYATSNIMEAAVCAVINVRVLGSRTAVPRRLRHVIGLFGAAAASCLVGAIIAAPFESQIGSVNFARWFMSGMLSILIVTPLSLKLRAVVKRTLSGKRFILDRELVLALAACAALAIIALQAERVTLMPLLIAAMVAMAVRYGHSAIAMTMLTYTAVAMVFSIGGDSPAPFLKADIPQATQVLQSWMLTLLATALPVSAVLLKRDEMQAELVHANADLHDNLMLLNLAEQLTGLGRWRLDLVTREQHWSKRMYRLCNMPVDLPSDPGDVRSYLPEDGEGLFSQYRLHKKTRDPYSFDYIIPLDNGAERVLRLSVLNEFDDDGRRIAIFVVAMDVTEQIEREQALDFERGQAVRSAAEAHKLANTDSLTGLLNRRSTFARLDAMLDVAQSCNSPLSAIMFDIDHFKNVNDTYGHQTGDAVIRQIAELARKQARQGDLVGRIGGEEFVWLLPQLDVAHARKLAERLRQAVEVGVQGSSLPKVTISVGLAHYRWGDSQSELLERADRALYEAKKGGRNTVRRAA